The DNA segment TCAGCCTCGAACTCCTTGATCTTATCTTCAGGGGATACACGGCAACAAAATCGTGGGACGTGTTGAGGAGCGTTATTTATGAGAAGGACTTTAACAGCATATTCGTCTTCCAGTACGGGATCGGTAACCTGATACCGTTCATCCTCTTCCTCCTGCCTGGAATGACCATACGGCGGGCTGTTGTAGGAGTCGTGCTCGTCATGTTCGGCGTATTCATGATGCGGTGGAACGTCGTGATCGGCGGTCAGGCATTTTCGCTGACCTTTGCCGGGTATATGCATTACCACCTCCCGATCATCCCGCACGACTGGGAAACGCTCAAAGAAGGTCTTTTCGGCGCACTGGCAGTCTTCATTATGCCCTTCGTGCTCTTTTTCTTCCTGACCAAAATATTCCCGATCTTTGGTCTTAAGGAATCCCACTGATATTAGAAAGGGGAGTGAACATCTTTTGATTTTCACTCCCCTTTCTGCCTCTCCTTCGTTAATCTTTCATTATCCTGTTGTAATACCGATTGAAATATCTTATCATTAAGAAAATTGGCTGCCGAAGGACAGGCGAGGTGCTCATGAATAGATATATCGTATCAGCCGCAGGAACTGTTTTTTTCTTGTTTTTCTTTTTCCATCTTCATCAGGCAGAAGCTCTTGAACAGGAAGTGCATAAAAAGTTCCTGGTACCACCTCCGCCTTTTTCACAGGGCATATTCCCGTGCTCACAGTGTCATCAGGGCATGCCTGCAAATAAAGCGCCGCGAAAGCTGGAAATGATGCACCAGGATATCGCTCTGCATCACATGCCAGGCGGCTGGTGCTTTGATTGCCATAACCCTGACAACCGCGACACCCTCAGGCTGGCGAACGGTAAAATCGTGAAGTTCAGTGAGTCCTATAACCTCTGCGGACAGTGCCATGGTACAATACTTCGGGAATGGAAGGCCGGACTGCACGGCAAAAGAACGGGCATGTGGAACGGCGAAAAACAGTATCTGCTCTGCGTACACTGCCATTGGCCTCATGACCCTGAATTCAAGCCCATAACTCCCCTGCCTCCGCCGGTCAAGCCGTCGGATATCAAATAAGAGGTGTTTAATGGAACAGAACGATAATAAGAACAGTGGCCTTAACAGGAGGAAATTTCTTCAGGGTGCGGCACTCGGCCTCGCCGGAATGGCTCTTCCCCTTGACAGGGCTGATGCCTCCTTCTGGGAGTCGTTCTTTCAGAAGCATTTTAGGGAAATGAACGATGCAGAGATTAAGAAGGTGCTCAGCCGTCTTGAAAAAGAGTGTGAAATAAAATACAAAAAAGCAGTTAAGATCGGCAATGAAAAGGCTATGCCGGGCGTAATGTTCGGCTATGGGCTCGATCTGTCACGCTGTATCGGATGCAGGAGATGCGTGTACGGCTGTGTAGACGAAAACAACCAGTCCCTTGATCCCCAAATACACTGGATCACCGTGCTTCGCTTCAAAAAGGGAGAGAAATGGGTAGATCTGGAAAATGCAGAGAAATACTATAATCCTGATAAAGTGCCTCAGGATGATTATTTCTACATGCCGGTACAATGCCAGCAGTGTGAAAACCCTCCCTGCGTCCGGGCCTGCCCGACACAGGCCACATGGAAGGACCCTGACGGGATCGTGGTGATCGACTATAACTGGTGCATCGGCTGCCGCTATTGCATGGCAGCCTGTCCCTACGGAGCCCGCAGGTTCAACTGGACAGAACCGAACCGGCCGGCTGAAAAGATCAATCCCAATACCCATTATCTGGGCAACCGTCCGAGATACAAAGGCGTTGTGGAAAAGTGCACATTTTGCATTCAGAGATCGAGAAACGGCCGGTATCCGGCCTGCGTCGAGGCCTGTCCGGTTGGAGCAAGAAAGTTCGGCAATCTTCTTGATCCGGAAAGCGAGATCAGATACGCGATCAAGCACAAACGGGTCTTCAGACTGAAGGAAGACCTGAATACGAACCCCAAGTTCTACTATTTCTTCGCATACGGTAAATAGGGAGGCTGCATGGTACAGATGATCAGGAACTTCT comes from the Nitrospirota bacterium genome and includes:
- a CDS encoding 4Fe-4S dicluster domain-containing protein, with the translated sequence MEQNDNKNSGLNRRKFLQGAALGLAGMALPLDRADASFWESFFQKHFREMNDAEIKKVLSRLEKECEIKYKKAVKIGNEKAMPGVMFGYGLDLSRCIGCRRCVYGCVDENNQSLDPQIHWITVLRFKKGEKWVDLENAEKYYNPDKVPQDDYFYMPVQCQQCENPPCVRACPTQATWKDPDGIVVIDYNWCIGCRYCMAACPYGARRFNWTEPNRPAEKINPNTHYLGNRPRYKGVVEKCTFCIQRSRNGRYPACVEACPVGARKFGNLLDPESEIRYAIKHKRVFRLKEDLNTNPKFYYFFAYGK